In the Mytilus galloprovincialis chromosome 10, xbMytGall1.hap1.1, whole genome shotgun sequence genome, one interval contains:
- the LOC143048555 gene encoding toll-like receptor 2 type-2, which translates to MPRLLYPIIMIILLINFTVYAHKCRIEQQGDQIIADCTRLKLTDVPTDLPIHISGLDLSYNQISMIKNNTFSYFSNLKTLTIDSNNIHTLYGDVFKGLENLRWLSMQHNQLNIFTKIFDIVIKPLLHMQHLDIRYNINKTLDIPKPMIYPYFGDVLNLTNLYMDLAQTPVFKLSGFAKLSQLKTIKFARCYLKQMSNDTFVDLPSTITAIFFHDCVGKISIVEADFLKPFPSLMILNMNRVAMQLGDALQLLYPFKNTRMTSIIFKQIRPQFPKPVFITRVMINYLMYICVKTLVLAECEIVGYEQRSLLALKFPECLENVVFSGNRFAIALGPHAPELLIIMRRVINLKYFDWSYNAINYNIIDYCNIDVLENAAYAKEVYREGCQIKSVATNEYKNLNNSMLEKASMVDEYKFTIYFPGNLTFLRVSHYITSYVLYPLKIFVAKADNLRYVDFSYWQITQFPVIYSETPFNVKYLDISGLNSTILIHETSIPVFKNVQTAILKNAMLGLTTGKTGKIFKLFPAVEKLDISYNNLWYLDEDAFETNLNLSIVNIAHNLLSAIPIAMMNLPYLSKLDLSFNRLQTINKTFRDWMDKKSKKYEGTFNLSVEGNSLTCTCETSDFIRWLFSTNVVFDRINKNFSCTLTNGSESNTMDVYRRFHQHFGNCKSKKWLRLGIGLLVAFVIFTVPLAILLNFRWKITYWIYRNFRRVVEHRLERKFNYDIYLSFANDICQWVYDDFLPKVECSWHMKVCIEDRDFLIGVAKADEIANAISGSKHAVFILSESYKNNEWNKFEIERVKFEKCRNYLQKIIILVKGATATCVPHELDDILQNVTIIDWADNETGWDKLRMALFTDSFQF; encoded by the coding sequence ATGCCACGATTACTTTAccctatcatcatgatcatattgCTGATCAATTTTACCGTGTATGCGCATAAATGTCGGATTGAACAACAAGGTGATCAAATAATTGCAGATTGCACCAGACTAAAATTAACAGATGTTCCGACAGATTTACCGATACACATATCAGGTCTTGATCTGAGCTACAATCAAATTTCAATGATAAAAAACAATACCTTCTCATATTTTTCTAACTTGAAGACATTAACAATAGATTCAAACAATATCCATACTTTATACGGTGATGTCTTTAAAGGATTGGAAAATTTACGATGGCTTTCAATGCAGCATAACCAACTtaacatatttacaaaaatatttgacattgTTATTAAACCTTTATTACATATGCAACATTTAGACATtagatacaatataaataaaacgtTAGATATACCAAAGCCAATGATATATCCTTACTTTGGAGACGTGTTAAATTTAACCAATCTATATATGGATCTTGCACAAACACCTGTATTTAAGTTAAGTGGATTCGCAAAACTGTCGCaactaaaaacaataaaatttgcaCGATGCTATTTAAAACAGATGTCTAATGACACTTTTGTAGATTTACCATCAACTATTACTGCAATCTTCTTCCACGATTGTGTCGGTAAAATATCGATTGTAGAGGCAGACTTTTTGAAGCCGTTCCCATCACTTATGATATTGAATATGAATAGAGTAGCTATGCAATTAGGAGATGCGTTACAACTCTTATATCCTTTCAAGAATACAAGAATGACCTCGATTATATTCAAACAAATCAGACCTCAGTTTCCTAAACCTGTCTTCATAACTCGTGTTATGATTAATTACTTGATGTATATTTGTGTAAAAACTTTAGTTTTAGCAGAATGTGAAATTGTAGGTTATGAGCAAAGATCTCTACTTGCACTGAAATTTCCAGAATgtttagaaaatgttgttttctcAGGCAATCGATTTGCAATAGCCCTAGGACCGCATGCACCGGAATTGCTAATCATTATGAGAAGAGttatcaatttgaaatattttgactgGTCGTATAACGCAATCAACTACAACATTATTGATTACTGCAACATAGACGTGCTGGAGAATGCTGCATATGCAAAAGAAGTTTATAGAGAAGGATGCCAAATAAAGTCCGTAGctacaaatgaatataaaaacttAAACAACTCAATGTTAGAAAAAGCTTCAATGGTTGATGAATATAAATTTACGATTTATTTTCCGGGTAATCTTACTTTCCTTCGTGTTTCCCATTACATAACATCATATGTCTTGTACCCACTAAAAATATTTGTAGCCAAGGCTGATAATCTAAGATATGTAGATTTCTCATACTGGCAGATAACGCAGTTTCCTGTAATTTATTCCGAGACTCCTTTTAATGTTAAGTATTTGGACATTTCTGGACTTAACTCAACAATACTTATTCATGAGACGTCCATACCGGTttttaaaaatgtccaaacagctattttaaaaaatgcaatGCTTGGGCTAACGACTGGAAAAACAGGTAAAATATTCAAACTATTTCCGGCCGTGGAAAAACTTGATATATCTTACAACAACTTATGGTATCTAGATGAAGATGCCTTTGAAACAAACTTAAATTTGTCAATTGTCAATATAGCACACAATTTACTGTCAGCCATACCAATAGCTATGATGAATTTACCCTACTTAAGTAAATTGGATTTAAGTTTCAACCGCCTTCAAactattaataaaacatttagagACTGGATGGataagaaaagtaaaaaatatgaaGGAACATTTAATTTGTCAGTCGAAGGGAACAGTCTAACATGTACATGCGAAACTTCGGACTTTATAAGGTGGCTTTTCAGCACAAATGTCGTTTTTGATAGAATCAATAAAAATTTCAGCTGCACATTGACAAATGGATCGGAAAGTAACACAATGGATGTCTACAGACGATTTCATCAACATTTTGGGAACTGCAAGAGCAAAAAATGGTTGCGCCTCGGAATAGGACTTCTAGTTGCATTCGTCATTTTCACTGTTCCGCTTGCAATACTTTTAAATTTTCGTTGGAAAATAACATATTGGATATATCGTAACTTTCGGAGAGTCGTAGAACATAGATTAGAAAGAAAATTTAATTATGATATTTACTTGTCATTTGCAAACGACATTTGTCAATGGGTGTATGATGACTTCCTCCCAAAAGTAGAGTGTTCATGGCACATGAAAGTATGCATAGAGGATCGCGATTTTCTGATTGGAGTTGCGAAAGCAGATGAAATAGCAAATGCTATTTCTGGTAGTAAACATGCAGTATTTATCCTTTCCGAGTCTTACAAAAACAACGAGTGGAACAAATTTGAAATCGAAAGAGTCAAATTCGAAAAATGCAGAAATTACTTGCAGAAAATAATCATCTTAGTCAAAGGAGCTACGGCCACATGCGTTCCACATGAACTGGACGACATTCTACAAAATGTAACTATAATAGACTGGGCTGATAACGAGACGGGTTGGGACAAATTACGAATGGCATTGTTTACTGATTCttttcaattttga